The Gemmatimonadota bacterium DNA window ATATTCTACCGTACCGGAAACATCGCTGTATATTCAATATATGTCCTTCCCGCCCATCAAGTCAATCGCAAATCGATCGAGGAATCGAACATGGAATACAGAGCGCTCGGTGAATCGGGCCTGACGGTATCGGCCATCGGCATGGGCTGCTGGCCCATGGCCGGTGTCGGGTGGACCGGTATAGACGACAACGCGTCCCTGGCGGCCCTTGATGCGGCCATGGACGGCGGCATCACCCTCATCGACACCGCGTACATGTACGGACGAAGCGGCGAATCGGAACGGCTGGTGGGACGGGCCATCGCGGGCAGGCGCGACCAGATCGTCCTGGCGACGAAATGCGGCCTGTACTGGGACGGCACGACGCTGCTCCGCGACAGCTCGAGGAAGCGTATACTCGAACAGGTCGAGGAGAGCCTCCGCAGGCTGAATACCGACTACATCGACCTGTACCAGGTGCACGCGCCGGACGAGAACACGCCCTTCGAGGAGACGGCCGCCACGCTCGCCGAACTGAAGGATCAGGGCAAGATCCGCGCCATCGGCGTGAGCAATTACGACGTGACGCAGATGAGGGAATTCGCCCGCCACGCGCCGCTCCACTCGGACCAGCCGCCGTACAACCTGCTCAAGCGGGACATCGAGGCGGAGATCCTGCCCTACTGCCGCGACAACAACATCGCCGTGATCTCCTACTGGCCGCTGTACAAGGGGCTGCTGACCGGGAAATACGGACGGGGCCACCAATTTCCCGAAGGCGACAACCGCAACGAGGACGTCCGGTTCCGGGGGGAGGAGCTCGAACGCACCCTCGACGTGCTCGACCGGCTGAAGCCGATCGCGGACGAATACGGCAAGTCCATCGCCCAGCTCGTGATCCACTGGACAGCCCGGCAGCCGGGCATCACGTCGGTCCTGTGCGGCGCGACACGGCCGGACCAAGTTGAACAGAACATCGAAGCGGTGGGTTGGGAGCTGTCCGAAGATCACCGCGCGCAGGTCGACGAGATCGTTGCCGGCATGGGTGATTAGGTCCGGATCGGGCGGGCGCGCGGGCGTCCCTAGTTGGCCAGCGCGCCGCCTGCGATCGAGCGGATCTTCTTGACCATGGACCGGAAGCCGTTGCTCCGGCT harbors:
- a CDS encoding aldo/keto reductase, yielding MGLWLGVSASGHAIREEDSGVAGSNRIAAPNSGQLCLGAKKQRGIFYRTGNIAVYSIYVLPAHQVNRKSIEESNMEYRALGESGLTVSAIGMGCWPMAGVGWTGIDDNASLAALDAAMDGGITLIDTAYMYGRSGESERLVGRAIAGRRDQIVLATKCGLYWDGTTLLRDSSRKRILEQVEESLRRLNTDYIDLYQVHAPDENTPFEETAATLAELKDQGKIRAIGVSNYDVTQMREFARHAPLHSDQPPYNLLKRDIEAEILPYCRDNNIAVISYWPLYKGLLTGKYGRGHQFPEGDNRNEDVRFRGEELERTLDVLDRLKPIADEYGKSIAQLVIHWTARQPGITSVLCGATRPDQVEQNIEAVGWELSEDHRAQVDEIVAGMGD